A stretch of the Vigna radiata var. radiata cultivar VC1973A chromosome 9, Vradiata_ver6, whole genome shotgun sequence genome encodes the following:
- the LOC106773198 gene encoding uncharacterized protein LOC106773198, whose protein sequence is MDFLGPFGKVIEGLIDFVWKHGVRQVTYIVNYNNNVFELKDSVKDLELEKERINHQRDEAEKNLNNIEGKVIEWDRKLSEIETAVEVFENDDGHTRARSPNCFLFPFLRNRHRLGRQAHKMKEDVKRLIGESPELDEVFYRQNVTCNDATLSNCGFVEFSSIKSIIEKVMIQLQDSTVRMIGLYGRGGVGKSTLVKEIARKAKEKKMFDVVVKVEITADPNPHKIQEEIAYVLGLRLEGEGENVRADCLRRRLKKEKGNILLILDDLWHKLDLNKLGIPVEDYDDDEDFNRQKPDNKDSNNDPSSKVSKKENIPGGHKGCKILLTSRDKNVLCVEMDVKSTFCIRELDDKDALILFQKLAGIDNEMSSSKQEIVKKYCEGLPMAIVVVARALRNKSESVWEATIKRHKKHELMGEGTSMDISVKMSYDHLENEEIKYIFLLCAQMGRRALIMDLVKYSFGLGIFEGVSSLWEAREKIKTSIQKLKDSGLLLDESSNNHFNMHDMVRDTALSIAHKDHNAFNLRNGKLDDWPELEKCTSIFMCNSDIIDGLEVINCPHLKLFQIDTNDPYLKIPKSFFKRMKNLRVLIMTGFCVSNLPSSIQYLSKLRMLCLQRCTLDCNLSIIGKLKKLRILSFSGSILKNLPIELQCLDKLRLLDISDCSELKIIPPNVISSLTCLEELYIRESLIKMLVERETNKGQDLFLSELKNLHQLKVVELSIPRVSNFPNHLFFDKLRDYNIVIGDFDFFSLGEFKMLNKHETSRVLAVQLKDNTNIHSQENIKLLFKTVQTLLLGKTNGVREVVNDLNIDGFQDLKHLSIINNNDFKYVNSTKLCNYVNVFPNLESLCLYNLGKLDMICYGPVTVVSFAKLRTIKVEMCHRLKNLYSLDMAKFPIGAQTCDISECNSYMDIFLSSIEIIEVSECKSLKEILQIPKHYRKVEFLKLHTLTLRLLPLLSSFYTKVDKFFWPHLTKAQTTIMGHKDLTSEEDKQSDEEPSLFGELVEIPNLETLNLSSLKIHKIWSDQNSSSFLFQNLIKLVVKDCDKLTHLCSLSMAKSLKKLKSLVISECPVMEKIFETERNNADKVCIFPKLEEIHVTKMNKLTDIWQTKVSVDSFSNLISVKIEECNKLDKIFPCHMEGWFESLDNLKVYWCESVEVIFEINDSQEIDEFGGIDTKLQIILLEGLPKLKQLWSTDQNGILSFKKLRTIDVDSCDELKNLFPVSVAKDVPKLEHMSVLDCDKMEEIVGSQDASDANPDLLVFPELIYVRLHRLPNMKYFYKKKYPIKCPKLKELSVTKCVKLKTFVKDTINTTNKVGNFVFSIEEVFPKLEHMEIEFKEAQELLPKYQMQRLKELSLISVESVDLLNQFPYRTPNLEKLKLESYDFKELAPKANNGRQKGLGIVLQLKELVFLDSNIKDLGFERGQVLQRLEVLRLEDCSKLSNLAPPSVSLNYLTHLELKYCFGLKHLMASSTAKSMVQLKTMKVSYCDKIEQIISMEESEEGKVMKIVFSKLISIELVGLNNLASFCSHKECEFEFSSLETLIVRECPKMEKFSEKRSIAPKLRNIFGVEGDEKTKWQWEGDLNGTIHKIFDDKVSLAYTENLWLDIDNDQYIIEQLWHDRHWVQQNSFGYLKTLFVWRCDTVVHVIPSHLHSCFPNLEGLDVRYCSNAEVIFNMNDENRVMTKPSGIFRLKILNLYNLPKLEHVWDKDLEGIIDLDALEEVRVENCRSLRTFFPAWVAKDLNRLEVFQITKCDELEEIFRSGEEEEGSLPDSVFHQLTTLTLQQLPRLKYSIHRSKQQESTSYLSERDIKGLCFGSQVIPNSNFCLLESLKVDGCQFLSDILLPFNLLPSLANLEILEVQNCMFIKTIFDVKCTTESKDVTSTGPTLFSLKNVTLSNLPNLKNVWNEDPDGILRMHHLEEVYVENCKCLRSVFPESIAKDVVELKNLEVEDCEGLTTIVAENNNADPRGTNQDLPCPLVRSLKLKSLPMFKYFYHCSLQCDNFANLESHSENQVGTEKLKWLSLGNNGVEMILHGEFQRNFLENLKVHTLCLFSDAFGCEILEEVPNIEKLVVRGGSLKEMFCCQSPNNEDYSGLLLQLKELRLESLQELVSIGLENSWTEPFVRNLETFEVISCSSLKNLVTCRESFSNLICLKFENCDSLSYLFTSSTAKSLAKLQRMKIKKCKSIEEIVSKEEEESDKDEIIFPKLNCLKLKYLKNLRRFYKGSLSFPLLEELSIRDCDDMVSLCQGTLEASKLSQVIPLEIDLSSAIWKEFMSKIGRRSSVEFKDRADLNEIWRLSLQFQDFCFSNLETLVVDGCQLLSYVIPFHVLPLLPELQTLEVRNCDSVKTIFDVKSSQHTFTFPLKKLVLLKLPNLETIWNEDPAEIVTEPNPTHPEQTNPKLITPNLEHLTVGENELKIIVDGKFQRNLLHKLKVLGLCFDMECDEFLEYGFLQQLPNVMKLMVCDSSFKVIFCYHIPNNSEILIQLKELRLESLQELVSIGLENSWTEPFVRNLETFEVISCSILKNLVTCRVSFSNLICLKVENCDSLTYLFTSLTAKSLAKLQRMDIKKCESIEEIVSKEGEEADEGKIIFPKLNCLKLKYLKNLQRFYKGSLSFPLLEALSIRDCDDMVRLCGGTLEASKLSEVKLEESNTKLKTVLNSTMRKEFLKKISELDKLDLKSRPLQKIWNGLLDISDLCFSGLAILTVNDCPFLSDAVLPFHLLPLLPRLKTLEVGNCDYVKTIFDVKCTTKDTSFTFPLKKLVLSKLPNLENVWNEDPHKILCMQHLEEIHVKECKDLKTVFPPSAAKSLVELEDLVVEDCEGLMAIVADESKEGNELDKNGIIFPRLSYLKVESCNTLPYLFTSSTAKGLAELKTMKIKQCKSIEEVVSKEGEVSDEDEEIIFKQLEDLYLEKLDELGCFYSGNLTLSFPSLEEVHVIKCSSMKTFSAVNKINHPTKWYCSEYERPQKETDLNSAVLKTSAKEAPDASGAIISVLQ, encoded by the exons ATGGACTTTTTAGGGCCTTTTGGCAAAGTTATCGAAGGACTGATTGATTTTGTATGGAAACATGGTGTTCGACAAGTAACTTACATTGTCAATTACAATAACAATGTCTTTGAATTAAAAGATAGTGTTAAGGATCttgaattagaaaaagaaaggataaaTCATCAACGTGACGAGGCTGAGAAAAATCTAAACAACATTGAAGGAAAGGTTATTGAATGGGATCGAAAATTGAGTGAAATCGAGACCGCAGTAGAGGTGTTTGAGAACGATGATGGCCACACAAGGGCCCGATCACCcaattgttttttgtttccGTTCTTACGGAACAGACACAGGTTAGGAAGACAAGCACATAAGATGAAAGAGGATGTTAAAAGGCTAATTGGTGAGTCCCCTGAGCTTGATGAAGTTTTCTATAGGCAAAATGTAACATGTAATGATGCCACATTGTCTAATTGTGGTTTTGTAGAATTCAGTTCTATAAAATCCATAATCGAAAAAGTAATGATCCAACTTCAAGATTCTACAGTGAGAATGATTGGATTGTATGGGAGAGGGGGTGTGGGTAAGAGCACTTTAGTCAAAGAAATTGCAAGGAAGgctaaagagaaaaagatgtttGATGTGGTTGTTAAAGTAGAGATAACAGCTGACCCTAATCCACATAAAATTCAGGAAGAAATTGCTTACGTGTTAGGATTAAGATTGGAAGGGGAAGGTGAAAATGTGAGAGCTGACTGTCTACGAAGGAggttaaagaaagaaaaagggaacATCCTTCTAATCTTGGATGACCTGTGGCACAAATTAGACCTAAATAAGTTAGGGATTCCAGTTGaagattatgatgatgatgaagattttaaTCGCCAAAAGCCAGATAATAAAGATAGTAACAATGATCCTAGTAGCAAAGTttcgaaaaaagaaaatatcccTGGTGGTCATAAGGGGTGCAAGATTTTACTAACTTCACGGGATAAAAATGTGTTGTGTGTTGAAATGGATGTAAAGTCAACTTTTTGTATAAGGGAATTAGATGATAAGGAtgctttaattttgtttcaaaagttGGCGGGAATAGATAATGAAATGTCTAGCTCTAAACAAGAAATTGTGAAGAAGTATTGTGAGGGATTACCCATGGCAATAGTTGTAGTTGCAAGAGCATTAAGAAATAAGAGTGAATCAGTGTGGGAAGCAACAATAAAAAGACACAAAAAGCATGAATTGATGGGTGAGGGGACATCTATGGATATTTCAGTGAAGATGAGTTATGACCAtcttgaaaatgaagaaatcaaGTATATTTTCCTACTTTGTGCTCAAATGGGTCGTCGGGCATTAATCATGGACTTAGTTAAGTATTCTTTTGGTTTAGGTATATTTGAAGGAGTTTCCTCGCTTTGGGAAGCTCGAGAAAAAATTAAGACATCAATCCAAAAGCTAAAAGACTCTGGTTTATTGTTGGATGAAAGTTCTAATAATCATTTCAACATGCATGACATGGTTCGAGACACTGCTTTGTCTATAGCACATAAGGATCACAATGCTTTTAATTTGAGAAATGGAAAACTAGATGATTGGCCAGAACTCGAAAAGTGCACTTCCATTTTTATGTGCAACAGTGATATCATTGATGGGCTTGAAGTCATAAATTGTCCTCATCTTAAACTTTTCCAGATCGACACTAATGATCCATATTTGAAAATACCCAAgagttttttcaaaagaatgaaaaatctGAGAGTTCTAATAATGACTGGTTTTTGTGTATCAAACTTGCCATCTTCAATTCAATACCTATCAAAACTCAGAATGCTTTGTTTGCAGCGATGTACTTTAGATTGCAATCTTTCTATAATAGGAAAGCTGAAAAAATTGAGAATTCTGAGCTTCTCTGGATCTATACTTAAAAATTTGCCGATTGAGTTGCAATGCTTGGATAAGTTACGATTGCTAGACATCAGTGATTGTTCTGAACTGAAGATTATTCCACCTAATGTTATATCAAGTTTAACATGTTTAGAAGAGCTATATATAAGAGAAAGCTTGATCAAAATGTTGGTGGAAAGAGAGACAAACAAAGGTCAAGATTTGTTTCTTTCCGAGTTAAAGAATTTACATCAATTGAAAGTGGTGGAGTTAAGCATCCCACGTGTTTCAAATTTCCCCAATCACTTGTTCTTTGACAAGTTAAGAGATTACAATATTGTGATTGGTGACtttgatttcttttctcttGGAGAATTTAAGATGCTCAATAAGCATGAAACATCCAGAGTTTTAGCAGTGCAACTAAAGGATAACACTAACATTCATTCCCAGGAAAACataaaattgttgtttaaaACAGTACAAActttgttgttgggaaagaCAAATGGTGTTCGAGAAGTTGTCAATGATTTGAATATAGATGGATTTCAAGATCTGAAGCACTTATCCATCATAAATAACAATGACTTCAAATATGTCAATTCAACAAAATTGTGTAATTATGTGAATGTTTTTCCCAATTTGGAATCTCTTTGTCTCTACAATCTGGGGAAGTTAGACATGATATGTTATGGTCCAGTTACAGTTGTGTCATTTGCCAAATTACGAACCATCAAGGTTGAGATGTGTCACCGATTGAAGAATCTCTACTCCCTTGACATGGCTAAGTTTCCTATTGGTGCGCAAACATGTGATATTTCTGAATGTAATTCTTACATGGATATATTTCTTTCTAGTATAGAGATAATTGAAGTTTCTGAATGTAAATCTTTAAAGGAGATCCTTCAAATTCCAAAGCATTACAGAAAGGTTGAGTTTCTTAAGTTGCACACTTTGACACTCCGATTATTACCACTGCTTTCATCGTTTTATACCAAAGTGGATAAATTTTTCTGGCCGCATCTAACAAAGGCTCAAACTACAATTATGGGTCACAAAGATCTTACGAGTGAGGAAGATAAACAAAGTGATGAGGAACCTTCTCTTTTTGGTGAACTG GTTGAAATTCCAAACTTAGAGACCTTGAATTTATCCTCACTCAAGATCCATAAGATATGGAGTGACCAAAACTCGTCAAGtttcctttttcaaaacttgATAAAATTAGTTGTGAAAGATTGTGATAAATTAACACATCTATGTTCATTGTCTATGGCTAAAAGTTTGAAGAAGTTGAAAAGCCTTGTCATAAGCGAGTGCCCAGTTATGGAGAAGATTTTTGAGACTGAAAGAAATAATGCAGACAAG GTTTGCATCTTCCCTAAGTTAGAGGAAATCCACGTTACCAAAATGAATAAGCTAACAGATATATGGCAAACTAAAGTGAGTGTTGATTCCTTTTCTAATCTCATTTCTGTGAAAATTGAAGAGTGCAATAAATTAGACAAGATTTTTCCATGTCACATGGAAGGGTGGTTTGAAAGTTTGGACAACTTAAAAGTTTATTGGTGTGAGTCGGTTGAAGTGATTTTTGAAATCAATGATTCTCAAGAAATAGATGAATTTGGAGGGATAGACACAAAGTTGCAAATAATTCTTCTTGAAGGCCTCCCAAAGTTAAAACAATTGTGGAGCACAGATCAAAATGGAATTCTTAGCTTTAAAAAATTGCGGACCATAGATGTAGATAGTTGTGATGAACTTAAGAATTTGTTTCCAGTTTCTGTTGCCAAAGATGTTCCAAAGCTTGAACACATGTCCGTATTGGATTGTGATAAAATGGAGGAAATTGTTGGAAGTCAAGATGCATCAGATGCTAACCCAGATCTATTGGTGTTTCCTGAACTAATCTATGTGAGATTACATCGTCTACCAAACATGAAGTATTTCTACAAGAAGAAATATCCTATAAAGTGTCCAAAGCTGAAGGAGTTGAGTGTGACAAAATGTGTGAAGCTCAAAACATTTGTCAAAGATACCATTAATACAACAAACAAAGTgggaaattttgttttctcaattGAAGAG GTATTTCCCAAGTTGGAGCATATGGAAATTGAGTTCAAGGAAGCACAAGAATTGTTACCAAAGTACCAAATGCAGCGCCTAAAAGAACTTAGTTTGATTTCAGTCGAAAGTGTCGATCTTCTCAACCAGTTTCCATACAGAACACCAAATTTAGAAAAGCTAAAATTAGAATCCTATGATTTTAAAGAGTTAGCGCCAAAAGCAAACAATGGACGACAAAAAGGATTGGGGATTGTATTGCAGCTGAAGGAATTAGTTTTCTTGGATTCAAATATAAAGGATCTTGGATTTGAACGAGGCCAAGTTCTACAGAGACTAGAGGTTTTAAGATTAGAAGATTGCAGTAAATTAAGCAATTTGGCTCCTCCCTCTGTATCATTGAATTACTTGACACATTTGGAATTGAAGTATTGTTTTGGATTAAAGCACTTAATGGCATCCTCCACTGCCAAAAGTATGGTTCAACTCAAGACAATGAAAGTAAGCTATTGTGATAAAATAGAGCAAATAATAAGCATGGAGGAAAGTGAAGAAGGCAAAGTGATGAAAATTGTATTCAGCAAATTGATTTCTATAGAACTTGTGGGGCTAAACAACCTTGCAAGTTTTTGCAGTCACAAGGAGTGTGAATTTGAATTCTCATCACTGGAAACATTGATTGTAAGAGAATGTCCGAAGATGGAGAAATTCAGTGAGAAAAGATCAATAGCACCCAAGTTAAGGAATATATTTGGTGTGGAAGGAGATGAAAAAACAAAGTGGCAGTGGGAAGGTGACTTGAATGGCACGATACACAAAATTTTCGATGATAAG GTCAGTTTGGCATATACTGAGAACTTGTGGCTTGACATTGATAATGATCAATATATTATAGAGCAACTATGGCATGACAGACATTGGGTGCAGCAAAACAGCTTTGGATATTTGAAAACATTGTTTGTATGGAGATGTGATACTGTAGTGCATGTAATTCCATCTCATTTGCATTCTTGCTTTCCCAATTTGGAAGGGTTAGATGTACGGTATTGCAGTAATGCAGAGGTGATATTTAATATGAATGATGAGAACAGGGTGATGACAAAACCTTCCGGAATATTCCGTCTGAAAATATTGAACTTATATAATCTACCAAAACTGGAGCATGTATGGGACAAGGATCTGGAGGGAATTATTGACCTTGATGCGCTAGAGGAAGTGCGTGTTGAAAATTGTAGGAGTCTTAGAACTTTTTTTCCAGCGTGGGTGGCCAAAGATCTTAACAGACTTGAGGTGTTTCAAATAACAAAGTGTGATGAATTGGAAGAGATATTTAGGagtggagaagaagaagaaggatcaCTACCAGACTCTGTTTTTCATCAACTCACCACATTGACGCTGCAACAATTGCCACGCCTCAAATATTCTATTCACCGCTCCAAACAACAG GAGAGTACATCTtatttgagtgagagagatatAAAAGGGTTATGTTTTGGGTCTCAGGTCATCCCAAACTCCAACTTCTGTCTCTTAGAATCTCTGAAGGTTGATGGTTGTCAGTTTTTATCAGATATACTTCTACCATTCAATTTACTTCCTTCCTTAGCTAATTTGGAAATATTGGAAGTTCAGAACTGTATGTTTATCAAAACCATATTTGATGTCAAATGTACAACGGAAAGTAAAGATGTGACATCTACAGGACcaactcttttttctttgaagAATGTGACTTTATCCAATCTGCCAAATTTGAAGAATGTTTGGAATGAAGATCCTGATGGAATTCTAAGGATGCACCATCTAGAAGAAGTATACGTTGAGAACTGTAAATGTCTTAGAAGCGTGTTTCCTGAATCAATAGCCAAAGATGTTGTGGAGCTTAAAAATCTAGAAGTGGAAGACTGTGAGGGATTGACGACTATTGTTGCAGAGAATAATAACGCAGATCCAAGAGGAACTAATCAAGATCTCCCCTGTCCATTGGTAAGATCACTGAAACTAAAGAGTCTGCCCATGTTCAAGTATTTTTACCACTGTTCACTGCAGTGCGACAATTTTGCAAATCTAGAATCACATAGCGAGAATCAAGTAGGTACTGAAAAG TTAAAGTGGTTGTCACTGGGGAATAATGGAGTAGAGATGATTTTGCATGGAGAATTTCAGAGAAACTTCTTAGAAAACTTAAAAGTTCATACTCTCTGCTTGTTTTCGGATGCATTTGGGTGTGAAATTCTTGAAGAGGTTCCCAATATAGAGAAGCTAGTGGTACGTGGTGGTTCCTTGAAGGAGATGTTCTGCTGTCAAAGTCCTAACaatgaagattatagtggactTCTGTTACAATTGAAAGAATTACGCTTAGAGTCCCTTCAAGAGTTGGTTTCCATTGGGTTAGAGAACTCTTGGACTGAGCCCTTTGTCAGAAATCTTGAAACCTTTGAAGTCATTAGCTGTTCCAGTTTAAAAAACTTGGTAACATGCAGAGAGTCTTTCTCGAATCtgatatgtttaaaatttgaaaactgcGATAGCTTGTCATATTTGTTCACATCTTCAACCGCCAAAAGTTTGGCTAAACTCCAAAGAATGAAGATAAAAAAGTGTAAATCAATTGAAGAAATAGTATCTAAAGAAGAGGAGGAATCAGAtaaagatgaaataatatttccGAAGCTCAATTGTTTGAAACTTAAATATCTGAAAAATCTCCGAAGGTTTTACAAAGGGAGTTTAAGTTTTCCACTGTTGGAGGAATTGTCAATAAGAGATTGCGACGATATGGTAAGTTTATGTCAAGGTACTCTGGAGGCAAGTAAGTTGTCTCAAGTTATACCATTGGAAATTGATCTTAGCTCTGCTATATGGAAGGAATTTATGAGCAAG ATTGGAAGGAGATCGAGTGTTGAGTTCAAAGATAGGGCAGACCTAAACGAGATATGGCGTCTCTCACTGCAATTCCAGGACTTCTGTTTCAGTAACTTGGAAACCTTGGTTGTGGATGGGTGCCAACTTTTATCATATGTAATTCCCTTCCATGTGCTTCCTTTGTTACCTGAATTGCAAACATTGGAAGTTCGAAACTGTGATTCTGTTAAAACCATATTTGATGTCAAATCTTCACAACACACATTCACTTTTCCTCTAAAGAAATTAGTTTTACTGAAGCTGCCAAATCTTGAAACTATTTGGAATGAAGATCCTGCTGAAATTGTTACAGAGCCTAATCCAACTCATCCAGAACAAACAAATCCTAAG CTAATTACACCGAACTTAGAACACCTGACAGTGGgtgaaaatgaattaaagataATTGTCGATGGGAAATTTCAGAGAAACCTTTTACACAAGTTAAAAGTTCTCGGTCTGTGCTTTGATATGGAGTGTGATGAATTTCTGGAGTATGGATTTCTACAACAGTTGCCAAATGTAATGAAGCTTATGGTGTGTGACAGTTCCTTCAAAGTGATTTTCTGCTACCACATACCTAATAATAGTGAAATTCTTATACAATTGAAAGAATTACGCTTGGAATCCCTTCAAGAGTTAGTTTCCATTGGCTTAGAAAACTCATGGACTGAACCCTTTGTCAGAAATCTTGAAACCTTTGAAGTCATTAGCTGttccattttaaaaaacttGGTAACATGCAGAGTGTCTTTCTCGAATCTGATATgtttaaaagttgaaaactgCGATAGCTTGACATATTTGTTCACATCTTTAACAGCCAAAAGTTTGGCTAAACTCCAAAGAATGGATATAAAAAAGTGTGAATCAATCGAAGAAATAGTGTCTAAAGAAGGAGAGGAAGCAGATGAgggtaaaataatatttccgAAGCTCAATTGTTTGAAACTTAAATATCTGAAAAATCTCCAAAGGTTTTACAAAGGGAGTTTAAGTTTTCCATTGTTGGAGGCATTGTCAATAAGAGATTGCGACGATATGGTAAGATTATGCGGAGGTACTCTGGAGGCAAGTAAGTTGTCTGAAGTTAAACTTGAAGAATCAAACACTAAATTGAAAACTGTTCTCAACTCTACTATGAGGAAGGAATTTCTGAAAAAG ATTTCAGAGCTTGACAAACTTGATCTAAAAAGTAGGCCACTCCAAAAGATATGGAATGGCTTACTGGATATCTCCGACCTCTGTTTCAGTGGGTTAGCTATATTGACTGTGAATGACTGTCCATTTTTATCAGATGCAGTGTTACCTTTCCATTTACTTCCTTTATTACCTAGATTGAAAACATTGGAAGTTGGAAACTGTGATTATGTCAAAACCATATTTGATGTCAAATGTACAACAAAAGACACATCATTTACTTTTCCTCTGAAGAAATTGGTTTTATCCAAGTTGCCAAATCTGGAGAATGTTTGGAATGAAGATCCTCATAAAATTTTATGCATGCAACATCTAGAAGAAATACATGTCAAGGAATGTAAGGACCTTAAAACTGTGTTTCCCCCATCAGCAGCCAAAAGTCTTGTGGAACTTGAAGATCTAGTAGTGGAAGACTGTGAGGGATTGATGGCAATTGTTGCCGATGAATCTAAGGAGGGGAATGAATTAGATAAGAATGGGATAATATTTCCTCGGCTCAGTTATTTGAAGGTAGAAAGTTGCAATACTCTGCCATATTTGTTCACATCTTCGACAGCAAAAGGTTTGGCTGAACTCAAAACTATGAAGATAAAACAATGTAAATCAATTGAAGAGGTAGTGTCGAAGGAGGGGGAAGTATCTGATGAGGAcgaagaaataatatttaagcaGCTCGAGGATTTGTATCTTGAAAAGTTAGATGAGCTAGGGTGCTTTTATTCTGGCAATTTAACTTTAAGTTTTCCCTCCTTGGAGGAAGTCCACGTCATCAAGTGCAGCTCTATGAAAACTTTCAGTGcagtaaacaaaataaatcatcCCACAAAATGGTATTGTTCAGAATATGAGAGACCCCAGAAAGAAACTGATCTCAATTCTGCTGTGCTCAAAACTTCTGCAAAGGAG gCTCCAGATGCTTCTGGTGCCATCATTTCAGTTCTCCAATAG